A region from the Paenibacillus humicola genome encodes:
- a CDS encoding AI-2E family transporter, which yields MERFTKNRLFVWLVYTILGLIVLYLLLLLKPIIVNIYVFLRAVLAPFLIAMIISYVLNPVVSLLHERKVPRTAAILLIYAVFCASLAVVLVNAIPMFLEQLQELNRHMPDLTMRAQSIVNDLNNSSFLPESFRDGVNNALYKLEKQASDAIFSVINNIGQLLNVVFLGFIIPFLAFYILKDFDVFERTVLTYVPKPHRKHAVRLLKDIDNALGSYIRGQFIVCLIVGILAYIGYLIIGIPYSLLLASIVAVTNIIPYLGPFFGAAPALVVASTVSFKMMLMVIIVNMICQTLEGNVVSPQVVGRTLHMHPLSIIFALLVGGELAGIVGMILAVPIFAALKVIVQHMFAYYVRRKTI from the coding sequence CTGGAACGCTTTACGAAAAATCGCCTGTTCGTCTGGCTCGTCTATACGATCCTCGGGCTGATCGTGCTGTATTTGCTGCTGCTGCTGAAGCCGATCATCGTCAATATTTATGTGTTCTTGCGCGCCGTGCTGGCTCCTTTCCTGATCGCCATGATCATTTCGTACGTGCTGAACCCGGTCGTCAGTCTGCTGCATGAGCGAAAGGTGCCGAGAACGGCCGCCATCCTGCTCATTTATGCGGTATTTTGCGCGTCGCTTGCCGTTGTGCTCGTGAACGCGATTCCGATGTTTTTGGAGCAGCTGCAGGAGCTGAACCGGCATATGCCTGACCTGACGATGCGGGCGCAAAGCATCGTGAACGACCTCAACAATTCGTCGTTTCTGCCCGAAAGCTTTCGCGATGGCGTCAATAATGCGCTGTACAAGCTTGAAAAGCAGGCGTCGGACGCGATTTTCAGCGTGATCAACAATATCGGCCAATTGCTGAACGTTGTGTTTCTCGGGTTTATTATCCCGTTCCTCGCATTCTACATCCTAAAGGATTTCGATGTGTTCGAACGGACGGTGCTGACCTATGTGCCCAAGCCGCACCGCAAGCATGCCGTCCGTTTGCTGAAGGATATCGACAACGCGCTTGGAAGCTATATCCGGGGGCAGTTTATCGTCTGTTTGATCGTCGGCATACTTGCTTATATCGGCTATTTGATCATCGGTATCCCGTATTCGCTGCTCCTTGCGAGCATTGTGGCGGTGACCAATATCATCCCCTATCTCGGCCCGTTCTTCGGCGCCGCGCCGGCGCTTGTCGTAGCCTCGACGGTGTCGTTTAAAATGATGCTGATGGTGATCATCGTCAACATGATCTGCCAGACGCTCGAGGGCAACGTTGTATCGCCGCAGGTCGTCGGCCGGACGCTGCATATGCACCCGCTGTCGATCATTTTCGCGCTGCTTGTCGGCGGGGAGCTGGCAGGCATTGTCGGGATGATTTTGGCTGTGCCGATCTTCGCCGCGCTGAAGGTGATCGTGCAGCATATGTTCGCTTATTACGTTCGGCGGAAAACGATTTGA
- a CDS encoding IreB family regulatory phosphoprotein — protein MSSMDKTMKFDVKADGPETSSKEILLSVYDALQEKDYNPINQIVGYLLSGDPAYIPRHNNARSLIRRKERDELIEELVRSYLSQHRKS, from the coding sequence ATGAGTTCCATGGACAAGACAATGAAATTCGACGTTAAGGCGGACGGTCCCGAAACTTCTTCAAAGGAGATTCTGCTGTCGGTTTACGATGCGCTGCAGGAGAAGGACTACAATCCGATCAACCAAATCGTCGGCTATTTGCTTTCCGGAGATCCCGCGTACATTCCGCGGCACAACAACGCCAGAAGTTTAATTCGCCGAAAAGAGCGAGACGAGCTGATTGAAGAACTGGTCCGTTCCTATTTGAGTCAGCATCGCAAATCATAA
- a CDS encoding peptidase U32 family protein, producing MTTQTKPRLTGKRHRLAKPELLAPAGNLEKLKFAVHYGADAVYIGGQKYGLRSGADNFSFEEMKEGVDFAARYGAKVFVATNIYAHNEDIAGLEDYLIGLQEAGIAAIIAADPFIIEMAQRVAPKLEVHLSTQQSTLNWQAVKFWKEEGLPRVVLAREASVQEIAEIKAHVDIEIEAFIHGAMCSSYSGRCVLSNHFTDRDSNRGGCCQSCRWKYDLYEDDLALTGPEDDKFTMSSKDLSMLERLPDLIDAGVDSFKIEGRMKSLHYVATVVNAYRQAIDAYMEDPEHYTLKPEWLEEIHKAANRPLNTGFFYDTPGAEDHIYEPEEKPAPYDFAGVVLSYDESTGIAVIEQRNHFKPGMDIEFFGPHGTFFTQKVGRITDEAGTELDAARHPLQRIVLHTDRPVKPMDIMRKRMR from the coding sequence ATGACAACACAAACAAAGCCGCGTTTGACAGGGAAAAGGCACCGCCTCGCCAAGCCGGAGCTGCTCGCTCCGGCGGGTAATTTGGAGAAGCTGAAATTCGCCGTTCATTACGGCGCGGATGCGGTCTATATCGGAGGGCAAAAATACGGCCTGCGCTCCGGCGCGGACAATTTCAGCTTCGAGGAAATGAAGGAGGGCGTCGACTTTGCCGCTCGCTACGGCGCGAAGGTGTTCGTGGCCACGAACATTTATGCCCACAACGAGGATATCGCCGGTCTCGAGGACTACCTGATCGGCTTGCAGGAGGCGGGCATTGCCGCTATTATCGCCGCCGATCCGTTTATTATCGAGATGGCGCAGCGGGTCGCTCCTAAGCTGGAGGTGCATCTCAGTACGCAGCAGTCGACGTTAAACTGGCAAGCGGTCAAGTTCTGGAAGGAAGAAGGATTGCCGCGCGTCGTGCTGGCGAGGGAAGCGAGCGTGCAGGAGATTGCGGAAATCAAGGCGCACGTCGATATTGAAATCGAGGCGTTTATTCATGGCGCCATGTGCTCGTCCTATTCCGGACGATGCGTGCTCTCCAACCATTTTACCGATCGCGATTCGAACCGCGGGGGCTGCTGCCAGTCGTGCCGCTGGAAATACGATCTGTACGAGGACGATCTTGCCCTGACCGGACCGGAGGACGATAAGTTTACGATGAGCTCGAAGGATCTGTCGATGCTGGAGCGGCTGCCGGACCTCATTGACGCCGGCGTTGACAGCTTCAAAATCGAGGGCCGGATGAAAAGCCTTCACTACGTCGCAACGGTCGTAAACGCGTACCGCCAAGCCATTGACGCTTATATGGAAGATCCGGAGCATTATACGTTAAAGCCGGAATGGCTCGAGGAAATCCACAAGGCGGCGAACCGCCCGCTCAATACCGGATTTTTCTACGATACGCCGGGGGCCGAAGATCATATTTACGAGCCGGAGGAAAAGCCGGCGCCGTACGATTTTGCCGGCGTGGTGCTGTCGTACGACGAATCGACCGGCATTGCGGTCATCGAGCAGCGAAACCATTTCAAACCGGGAATGGATATTGAGTTTTTCGGTCCGCACGGCACGTTTTTCACTCAAAAGGTCGGCCGGATTACGGATGAAGCCGGTACGGAGCTTGATGCTGCGCGCCATCCGCTGCAGCGGATTGTCCTGCATACGGATCGCCCGGTGAAACCGATGGATATCATGCGTAAACGGATGCGCTGA
- the alaS gene encoding alanine--tRNA ligase: MKASEIRSKWLAFFESKGHKIEPSASLVPHNDPSLLWINAGMAPLKPYFDGRVKPDNPRIANSQKCIRTNDIENVGKTRRHHTFFEMLGNFSIGDYFKEEVITWAWEFLTSPQWIGFDPERLSVTVYPEDEEAFRYWHEKIGLPAERIYKLEDNFWDIGEGPCGPCTEIFYDRGDKYGDLSDPECWPGGENERFLEVWNLVFSQYNHNKDGSYTPLPNKNIDTGAGLERFASILQDVDSNFDTDLFRPIIDRTCEIAGVRYHENEDTDVALKVIADHIRTVAFAVGDGVMPSNEGRGYVIRRLLRRAVRYGKTIGVDRPFLHELVGVVGEIMGVYYPEVVEKREFIERVIRTEEERFHETLTEGLTLLAELTEANRAAGRNEIAGRDAFKLYDTYGFPFDLTEDYASEQGMTVDRAGFEEAMEAQRERARAARQETGGMNVQGGPLADFTGKSEFVGYGRLTAEGSRIIAIVEDGGLVETAGEGSRVLVLLDRTPFYAESGGQIGDKGEIAGAGFRLLVEDVTKAPHGQPVHHALVSSGTVRTGDTVTAAVTAEIREDIVKNHTATHLLHRALKDVLGEHVNQAGSLVEPERLRFDFSHFGSISPAELADIERRVNEQIWRGTELQIDNKSLAEAKAMGAMALFGEKYGDVVRVVRIGDYSLELCGGCHVVNTAQIGLFKLTGESGIGSGVRRIEAVTGRHAYAYVEQQLDVLKQAAALLKSNVGDVPKRIETQFAQLKELARENESLQGKLSRIEAGSLESKAKTAGGVTVLAAKVSAPTMDALRGIADELKAKLPASVIILGAAVEDKVNLVAAVSPELVKKGFNAGKIVKEAAAACGGGGGGRPDMAQAGGKDPAKLDNALQIAEDLVLTQANVI, from the coding sequence ATGAAAGCTAGTGAAATCCGTTCCAAGTGGCTCGCTTTTTTTGAGAGCAAAGGTCATAAAATCGAGCCGAGCGCTTCGCTCGTGCCGCATAACGATCCGTCTCTGCTCTGGATTAATGCCGGGATGGCGCCGCTGAAGCCGTATTTCGACGGGCGCGTGAAGCCGGATAACCCGCGGATCGCCAACTCGCAGAAATGCATCCGCACCAACGACATCGAGAACGTCGGCAAAACGCGCCGGCACCATACGTTTTTCGAGATGCTCGGCAATTTCTCGATCGGCGATTACTTTAAAGAAGAAGTGATTACATGGGCTTGGGAGTTTCTGACGAGCCCGCAGTGGATCGGCTTCGATCCGGAGCGGCTGTCCGTGACCGTGTATCCCGAGGACGAAGAGGCGTTCCGCTATTGGCACGAGAAAATCGGTCTGCCTGCCGAGCGGATCTATAAGCTTGAGGATAACTTCTGGGACATCGGCGAAGGTCCTTGCGGACCGTGCACGGAAATTTTCTACGACCGGGGCGACAAATACGGCGATCTGAGCGATCCCGAATGCTGGCCCGGCGGCGAGAACGAGCGGTTCCTCGAAGTATGGAATCTCGTATTTTCGCAATATAATCATAATAAAGACGGCAGCTATACGCCGCTCCCGAACAAAAACATCGATACCGGGGCGGGGCTCGAACGGTTTGCGTCGATTTTGCAGGACGTCGATTCGAATTTCGATACCGACCTGTTCCGGCCGATCATCGACAGAACGTGCGAAATCGCAGGCGTCCGCTATCATGAGAACGAGGATACCGACGTCGCTCTGAAGGTGATCGCCGATCATATCCGTACGGTCGCGTTTGCGGTAGGCGACGGCGTCATGCCTTCGAACGAAGGGCGCGGGTACGTCATCCGGCGGCTGCTCCGCCGCGCCGTCCGCTACGGCAAAACGATCGGCGTCGACCGTCCGTTCCTGCACGAGCTGGTCGGGGTCGTCGGCGAGATTATGGGTGTCTATTATCCGGAAGTGGTTGAGAAACGCGAGTTTATCGAACGGGTCATCCGTACCGAGGAAGAGCGTTTCCATGAGACGCTGACGGAAGGCCTTACGCTGCTGGCCGAGCTGACGGAGGCAAACCGGGCTGCAGGGCGCAACGAAATTGCCGGCCGGGATGCGTTCAAGCTGTACGATACGTACGGCTTTCCGTTCGATCTGACGGAGGATTACGCCTCCGAGCAGGGCATGACCGTCGACCGGGCGGGCTTCGAGGAAGCGATGGAAGCGCAGCGCGAACGGGCAAGGGCGGCCCGTCAGGAAACCGGCGGCATGAACGTGCAGGGCGGCCCGCTTGCCGATTTTACCGGCAAATCGGAGTTTGTCGGCTACGGCCGGCTGACGGCCGAGGGCTCTCGCATTATTGCGATTGTCGAAGACGGCGGGCTCGTCGAAACGGCCGGCGAGGGCAGCCGCGTCTTGGTGCTGCTGGATCGGACGCCATTCTACGCGGAAAGCGGCGGACAGATCGGGGATAAAGGCGAAATCGCCGGCGCCGGCTTCCGCCTGTTAGTCGAAGACGTCACCAAGGCGCCGCACGGTCAGCCGGTTCATCACGCGCTCGTGTCGAGCGGGACGGTGCGCACAGGCGATACGGTTACGGCTGCCGTAACCGCGGAGATCCGCGAGGATATCGTCAAGAACCATACGGCGACGCATCTGCTGCACCGCGCGCTCAAGGACGTGCTTGGCGAGCATGTTAACCAGGCGGGATCGCTTGTCGAGCCGGAGCGGCTGCGCTTCGACTTTTCCCACTTCGGCAGCATCAGCCCGGCGGAGCTTGCGGATATCGAGCGCCGGGTCAACGAGCAGATTTGGCGGGGCACCGAGCTCCAGATCGACAATAAATCGCTGGCCGAGGCGAAGGCGATGGGCGCGATGGCGCTCTTCGGCGAGAAATACGGCGATGTCGTGCGCGTCGTGCGCATCGGCGATTACAGCCTGGAGCTTTGCGGAGGCTGCCACGTGGTGAACACGGCCCAGATCGGCCTGTTCAAGCTGACCGGCGAGAGCGGTATCGGCTCCGGCGTCCGCCGCATTGAAGCCGTGACCGGCCGGCACGCTTACGCTTATGTGGAACAGCAGCTGGATGTGCTGAAGCAGGCGGCGGCGCTGCTGAAATCGAACGTCGGCGACGTTCCGAAGCGGATCGAAACGCAGTTCGCGCAGCTGAAGGAGCTCGCCCGCGAGAACGAATCGCTGCAGGGCAAGCTGAGCCGCATCGAAGCGGGATCGCTCGAGTCGAAGGCGAAGACGGCCGGCGGCGTTACGGTGCTTGCGGCGAAGGTCAGCGCTCCTACCATGGATGCGCTGCGCGGCATCGCCGACGAGCTGAAAGCGAAGCTGCCCGCCTCCGTCATCATACTCGGAGCTGCCGTGGAGGATAAGGTCAATCTGGTTGCCGCCGTATCGCCCGAGCTGGTGAAAAAAGGGTTCAACGCGGGCAAAATCGTCAAGGAAGCTGCGGCTGCATGCGGCGGCGGAGGCGGCGGACGGCCCGATATGGCGCAGGCGGGCGGAAAGGATCCGGCTAAGCTGGACAATGCGCTGCAAATTGCCGAAGATCTGGTTCTAACTCAGGCAAATGTGATATGA
- the mltG gene encoding endolytic transglycosylase MltG, whose translation MEQQPAEGRPAGNHRKSAGPGRGRITMWVVLTLLGLIAAVLGGTALYVWNGLRPASAGAPVKVELKKGMSPFQFAEALENEGVIRNAFLFKYYLRYKHEGPHFQAGVYELTPGMTRDAIIAKVNAGQIVKPETVRFTIPEGYTVEQIADLLSQKGIADKAAFLKAADADRDWGEAAAVRNIPKSAKLEHRLEGYLFPETYEMPKNSKPEDLIERMLTELDRKLDSLPDNWETALANRKIDFHQMMTIASLIEREVVVDKERPIVAGIIYNRLAKGMPLQIDATVQYALGKPKERLFEKDLKVDSPYNTYLVKGLPPGPIASPSLKSIEAALYPAKTDYYYYVTKKDGSREHLFARTLAEHNHNIEKSNEIAKQGGAT comes from the coding sequence ATGGAGCAGCAGCCGGCGGAAGGCAGACCGGCAGGCAATCATCGAAAATCGGCCGGGCCGGGACGCGGACGCATCACGATGTGGGTCGTACTCACGCTGCTCGGCCTTATCGCGGCCGTCCTGGGCGGAACCGCATTATACGTTTGGAACGGTCTGCGTCCGGCTTCTGCGGGAGCGCCGGTCAAAGTCGAGCTGAAGAAGGGAATGTCGCCGTTTCAGTTTGCGGAGGCGCTCGAAAACGAAGGCGTGATCCGAAATGCTTTTCTGTTCAAATATTATCTGCGCTATAAGCATGAAGGGCCGCATTTTCAGGCCGGCGTCTACGAGCTGACGCCCGGCATGACGAGGGATGCGATCATTGCGAAGGTGAACGCCGGCCAGATCGTAAAGCCGGAAACGGTTCGTTTTACGATTCCGGAGGGCTATACGGTCGAGCAAATTGCCGATTTGCTAAGCCAGAAGGGGATCGCGGATAAAGCCGCTTTTCTGAAGGCGGCGGATGCCGACCGGGATTGGGGCGAAGCCGCGGCGGTGCGCAATATTCCGAAATCGGCAAAGCTGGAGCATCGTCTGGAAGGCTATCTGTTCCCGGAAACGTACGAAATGCCGAAGAATTCGAAGCCGGAGGACCTGATCGAACGCATGCTGACCGAGCTTGACCGCAAGCTCGACAGTCTGCCGGACAATTGGGAAACCGCACTTGCCAATCGGAAAATCGATTTTCATCAGATGATGACGATTGCGTCTCTGATCGAGCGCGAAGTGGTCGTGGACAAAGAACGCCCGATCGTCGCGGGAATCATTTACAACCGGTTAGCCAAAGGCATGCCGCTGCAAATCGACGCGACGGTTCAGTACGCGCTGGGCAAGCCGAAGGAGCGCCTGTTCGAAAAAGACTTGAAGGTGGACAGCCCGTACAATACGTATTTGGTTAAAGGATTGCCGCCCGGTCCGATCGCATCGCCCAGCTTGAAATCGATCGAAGCCGCGCTTTACCCGGCCAAAACCGATTATTATTATTATGTCACGAAGAAAGACGGCAGCCGCGAGCATTTATTTGCCCGTACGCTGGCGGAGCACAACCACAACATCGAGAAAAGCAACGAAATCGCGAAGCAGGGAGGCGCAACATAA
- a CDS encoding peptidase U32 family protein: protein MVRKPELLTGAASLEELERYMNAGADAFIVGESPYGVRLPGEFGLQQIADAVRLAKPRGVRIYAAMTNVLDNAAVASLADYVHGVADAGVDAITFGDPAVLMAVRQAAPSMKLHWNAEMTSTNYETANYWGRRGATRFVAARELNLEQIIEAKRHTQLEVQVQVHGPTNIYHSKRPLVQNYFKHREDRGDLPPNAPAGTIEEGLVLVETERPDERFPIYEDAGGTHIMSSDDICMIENLHELMEAEIDSFRIEGLLKTPEYNETVIRNYRAAIDAYCANPASYEFQERWLDEIRAVQDPHRELSYGFFYKEQVY from the coding sequence ATGGTGCGAAAACCGGAGCTGCTGACCGGCGCCGCCTCGCTGGAAGAGCTGGAGCGTTATATGAATGCCGGAGCGGATGCCTTCATCGTCGGGGAGTCCCCTTACGGCGTCCGATTGCCGGGGGAGTTCGGCCTGCAGCAGATCGCCGATGCCGTACGGCTGGCAAAACCGCGAGGGGTACGCATTTACGCCGCGATGACGAACGTGCTGGACAATGCGGCTGTCGCTTCGCTCGCGGATTACGTGCACGGAGTTGCCGATGCTGGCGTTGACGCCATTACGTTCGGCGATCCCGCCGTTCTGATGGCCGTCCGGCAAGCGGCGCCGTCCATGAAGCTGCATTGGAACGCGGAGATGACGTCGACGAACTACGAAACGGCCAATTATTGGGGCCGGCGCGGGGCTACCCGCTTTGTCGCGGCACGCGAGCTGAACTTGGAGCAGATTATCGAAGCGAAACGGCATACGCAGCTCGAGGTTCAGGTTCAGGTGCACGGCCCGACGAACATTTACCATTCCAAGCGGCCGCTCGTTCAAAACTATTTCAAGCACCGGGAGGACCGCGGCGATCTGCCGCCGAATGCGCCTGCGGGAACGATCGAAGAAGGCCTGGTTTTGGTGGAGACGGAGCGGCCGGATGAACGGTTTCCGATCTACGAGGACGCCGGCGGCACCCATATCATGAGCTCGGACGATATTTGCATGATCGAGAACCTGCACGAGCTGATGGAAGCGGAGATCGACAGCTTCCGCATCGAAGGGCTGTTGAAGACGCCCGAGTATAACGAGACGGTCATTCGGAATTACCGGGCCGCTATCGACGCGTATTGTGCCAATCCGGCGAGCTACGAATTCCAGGAGCGCTGGCTGGATGAAATTCGCGCCGTACAGGATCCGCACCGCGAGCTGTCTTACGGCTTTTTCTATAAGGAGCAGGTCTATTAA
- a CDS encoding DUF1292 domain-containing protein, whose amino-acid sequence MTEVKRISVLQPLYGTEVELVGEDGQTEPYRIAAEFEIGGRAYAGLQTREMRKNDETAFFRISVTAGSEPELETIDDEDEWELAAEAYDDLVFGGGETP is encoded by the coding sequence GTGACCGAAGTGAAACGGATATCGGTGCTGCAGCCGTTGTACGGGACCGAGGTCGAATTGGTCGGCGAGGATGGCCAGACCGAGCCGTACCGGATTGCAGCCGAATTTGAAATCGGCGGCCGGGCTTATGCCGGCTTGCAGACGCGGGAAATGCGGAAAAACGACGAGACGGCGTTTTTCCGTATTTCCGTAACGGCCGGCTCGGAGCCGGAGCTTGAGACGATCGACGACGAGGACGAATGGGAGCTGGCGGCCGAAGCGTACGACGATTTGGTTTTCGGCGGCGGCGAGACCCCCTGA
- a CDS encoding DUF1292 domain-containing protein: protein MAKDDMQYEEPEIIYIPDEDGNEEEFEVVMKFEVDGSDQKYMMVVPLNSESEDDEADEVYAFRYEEEGDDLKLYTIEDEEEWNMVEETFNTLLAEIDEND from the coding sequence ATGGCAAAGGACGACATGCAGTACGAAGAGCCCGAAATCATCTACATTCCGGATGAAGACGGCAACGAGGAAGAGTTCGAGGTTGTCATGAAGTTCGAGGTCGACGGCTCCGACCAGAAATATATGATGGTCGTACCGCTCAATTCGGAATCGGAGGACGATGAAGCCGACGAAGTTTACGCCTTCCGCTACGAAGAAGAAGGCGACGATTTGAAGCTGTACACCATCGAAGACGAAGAAGAATGGAACATGGTCGAGGAAACGTTCAATACGCTCCTGGCCGAAATCGACGAGAACGACTAG
- the ruvX gene encoding Holliday junction resolvase RuvX, whose amino-acid sequence MRVMGLDYGDRNIGVAVSDAFGWTAQGVGVVQKRRDGGEFEAIAKLASEHEVTEFVVGLPKNMNGTIGPRGEICIAFAQDLQQKLNVPVHLWDERLTTVAAERTLLEADVSRKKRKLVVDKMAAALILQNYLDSKTKR is encoded by the coding sequence ATGCGCGTCATGGGTTTGGATTACGGCGACCGCAACATCGGCGTCGCCGTCAGCGACGCGTTCGGCTGGACCGCGCAAGGCGTCGGCGTCGTGCAGAAGCGCCGCGACGGCGGCGAGTTCGAGGCCATTGCCAAACTGGCAAGCGAGCATGAAGTAACCGAATTCGTAGTCGGATTACCGAAGAACATGAATGGCACCATCGGCCCGCGTGGCGAAATTTGCATCGCATTCGCACAGGATTTGCAGCAAAAACTAAATGTACCCGTTCACCTTTGGGACGAACGGCTGACGACGGTAGCCGCGGAACGCACGCTGCTGGAAGCGGATGTCAGCCGAAAGAAGCGAAAATTAGTGGTGGACAAAATGGCGGCAGCGCTCATTTTGCAAAATTATCTCGATTCTAAAACGAAAAGGTGA
- a CDS encoding methyl-accepting chemotaxis protein, with the protein MKWLTKTRTGTGSEDRKASGNSMYAAALNGVRGIKISNPVKSVGVKLFLIIFSAILVCVLIVGLFSYSTSKSIIKEKVTESGTVALSQSQGKLDLMFKNYEDLTLQIMLDKNIQDNISMMQASGDSYQQFVASKKLSDALQVYVLGNTSLANASIIPIKGTIGISVGGSAVSIEDAQKSDWMKQIVDAGGKVVWLPTKSHGLSSASPGPTFALGRVLKNANTNKGDYILLVEVYLQQISDQLADVSLGSGSEIMIVDDANNLVYSKDVAQLEKPLSIKLPTSDSSVTHGSLQAVSPGGSDLLVMYDQFDRMDWRIVGTVPVQSLVQDAAKIRNLTWIIAAIAALLAIGIGLLVIRMVAIPLVRLCNLMNEAAQGNLSVRSKVKSRDEIGQLSESFNQMMAQITALVTQTSRTAQEVLHTATELTDASKKTAGSAREIAVATEEIANGATSLAVEAEKGSDLTTEIGEQMQQVMSANRQMGAAASEVESASQQGTAYMNTLIEKTGQTEEMTRSMVEKVDLLKESTRSIRKILDVLNNISKQTNILSLNATIEAARAGAAGKGFMVVADEIRKLADQSRQSIDVVGQITETIQKEIDETVSVLSTAYPIFQQQIQSVKEANQIFLKVQGQMSEFVERLDSVTDSIGVLDRSQGVLSEAMSNVSAVAEEASATSEEVASLSNEQTNISEGLVKLSDKLESVSTELKETLSRFRTE; encoded by the coding sequence ATGAAATGGTTAACCAAAACGAGAACAGGGACAGGGTCTGAAGACAGAAAAGCAAGCGGGAATTCGATGTATGCCGCAGCGCTGAACGGCGTCAGGGGGATCAAAATTTCAAACCCCGTCAAATCGGTCGGGGTCAAGCTGTTTCTTATCATTTTTTCCGCAATCCTCGTATGCGTTCTAATTGTAGGCCTATTTTCCTATTCCACCTCGAAATCGATAATTAAGGAGAAAGTCACCGAGTCCGGCACGGTTGCCCTATCCCAGTCGCAGGGCAAGCTGGATCTGATGTTCAAAAACTACGAGGATTTGACCTTGCAGATCATGCTGGATAAAAATATTCAGGACAACATCAGCATGATGCAAGCGTCCGGCGACAGCTACCAGCAGTTCGTTGCATCGAAGAAGCTGTCCGATGCGCTGCAGGTGTATGTGCTTGGGAATACCTCGCTTGCCAACGCTTCTATTATTCCGATCAAGGGCACGATCGGCATTTCCGTCGGGGGATCGGCCGTTTCGATTGAAGACGCGCAGAAATCGGACTGGATGAAGCAGATTGTCGATGCCGGAGGCAAGGTTGTATGGCTTCCTACCAAATCGCACGGGTTGAGTAGTGCAAGTCCCGGTCCGACCTTCGCATTAGGGCGCGTACTGAAAAATGCCAACACGAACAAAGGCGATTATATTTTACTCGTTGAAGTCTATTTGCAGCAAATCAGCGATCAGCTGGCGGATGTATCGCTTGGGAGCGGCAGCGAAATCATGATCGTCGACGACGCCAACAACCTGGTTTATTCCAAGGATGTCGCGCAGCTGGAAAAACCGTTATCGATTAAGCTGCCGACGTCCGACAGCTCGGTTACGCACGGGTCGCTTCAAGCCGTCTCGCCCGGCGGGTCCGACTTGCTCGTGATGTACGACCAGTTCGATCGGATGGATTGGCGGATCGTAGGAACCGTTCCGGTCCAATCGCTCGTTCAGGATGCGGCTAAAATCCGCAATTTGACTTGGATTATCGCTGCCATCGCCGCCTTGCTGGCTATCGGGATCGGACTGCTCGTCATTCGGATGGTTGCAATTCCGCTCGTTCGGCTGTGCAATTTGATGAATGAAGCCGCTCAGGGGAATTTATCGGTTCGGTCCAAGGTAAAAAGCAGGGATGAAATCGGCCAGCTTTCCGAAAGCTTCAACCAGATGATGGCGCAAATTACGGCGCTTGTGACGCAGACAAGCCGAACGGCACAGGAAGTGCTGCATACGGCGACCGAGCTGACGGACGCTTCGAAGAAAACGGCCGGATCGGCCCGCGAAATTGCGGTCGCGACCGAAGAAATCGCGAATGGAGCGACCAGTCTGGCCGTCGAAGCCGAGAAGGGCAGCGACTTGACGACGGAAATCGGGGAACAGATGCAGCAGGTCATGAGTGCGAACCGGCAGATGGGCGCTGCGGCGTCCGAGGTCGAATCGGCGAGCCAGCAGGGGACGGCTTACATGAATACGCTGATCGAGAAAACGGGCCAGACCGAAGAGATGACCCGGTCGATGGTCGAAAAGGTCGATCTGCTCAAGGAAAGCACGCGTTCGATTCGCAAAATTCTTGACGTGCTCAACAATATTTCGAAGCAGACGAACATCTTGTCGCTGAATGCGACCATTGAAGCCGCCCGTGCCGGTGCCGCAGGCAAAGGGTTCATGGTCGTCGCCGACGAAATCCGTAAGCTGGCCGATCAATCGCGCCAATCGATCGATGTCGTCGGCCAGATTACGGAGACGATTCAAAAGGAAATCGACGAAACGGTCAGCGTGCTGTCGACCGCCTATCCGATCTTCCAGCAGCAAATTCAGTCGGTTAAGGAAGCCAACCAAATTTTCCTGAAGGTTCAGGGGCAGATGAGCGAATTCGTGGAACGGCTGGACTCCGTCACGGATTCGATCGGCGTGCTCGACCGTTCGCAGGGCGTGCTTTCCGAAGCGATGAGCAATGTAAGCGCCGTTGCCGAGGAAGCATCGGCAACCTCGGAAGAAGTCGCTTCGCTCAGCAATGAGCAAACGAATATCAGCGAAGGTCTGGTCAAGCTGTCCGATAAGCTGGAGTCCGTTTCGACCGAACTGAAAGAGACGTTGTCGCGGTTTCGAACCGAATAA